The Coleofasciculaceae cyanobacterium genome has a segment encoding these proteins:
- the queC gene encoding 7-cyano-7-deazaguanine synthase QueC, protein MNKAIVLLSGGLDSATTAAIAIAEGYEVMALSFQYGQRHQKELVAAQKIAKTLGIKEHFVTEINLSAWGGSSLTDESMTIPIDGIQSDVIPSTYVPGRNTVFIAIALSLAEAKNAQAIYLGINAVDYSGYPDCRPEYLAAYQQLANLASKVGVEGNAPQLIAPLVQDSKADIVRRALKLNVPIADTWSCYQGDEIPCGMCDSCRIRDRALTEAGREDLTSKAIQQ, encoded by the coding sequence ATGAACAAAGCAATAGTCTTGCTTTCTGGAGGTTTAGATTCCGCCACCACCGCAGCCATTGCCATTGCTGAAGGATATGAAGTTATGGCTCTTTCTTTTCAGTATGGTCAACGACATCAAAAAGAATTGGTAGCTGCGCAGAAAATTGCCAAAACACTAGGAATTAAAGAACATTTTGTGACTGAGATTAATTTATCCGCATGGGGTGGATCTTCGCTCACAGATGAATCAATGACTATTCCGATTGATGGTATTCAGTCTGATGTGATTCCTTCTACTTACGTACCTGGACGCAACACAGTTTTTATTGCGATCGCTCTTTCTTTAGCTGAAGCCAAAAATGCTCAGGCGATTTATCTCGGCATCAACGCCGTAGATTATTCTGGCTATCCCGACTGTCGCCCCGAATATCTCGCAGCCTATCAGCAGTTAGCCAATCTTGCTTCTAAAGTAGGAGTTGAAGGAAATGCACCCCAGTTAATCGCACCATTGGTTCAAGATTCTAAAGCAGATATTGTCCGTCGCGCCTTAAAATTAAACGTCCCCATTGCCGATACTTGGTCTTGCTATCAAGGTGATGAAATTCCCTGTGGTATGTGTGATTCCTGTCGGATACGCGATCGCGCTTTAACTGAAGCTGGACGGGAAGATTTGACAAGTAAAGCGATACAGCAGTAA
- the mnmE gene encoding tRNA uridine-5-carboxymethylaminomethyl(34) synthesis GTPase MnmE has translation MSLVQGETIVAIATAVIPQQGSVGIVRLSGAKSLAIAKTLFHSPGKQEWSTHRILYGYIRHPVTKQLVDEALLLVMLQPRSFTREDVVEFHCHGGIIAVQSVLQLCVAQGARLAQPGEFTLRAFLNGRIDLTQAESIAELVSAQSKAAAEVALAGLQGKLGTPIRDLRIACLDILAEVEARIDFADDLPPLNEAEIEQQLKTVLIQVKNILATAEQGELLRNGLKIAIVGCPNVGKSSLLNSWSKSDRAIVTELPGTTRDVIESTLVVGGIPVKVLDTAGIRDTADTVEKLGVERSRNAAAVADLILLTIDASLGWTTADSEIYQQVKNRPLILVINKADLASPQSVKYPEEIEQTVDTSAANHQGIEKLETAILTLASQGAVVAANSEVAVNQRQASALTRARVALEQVQETVANQLPLDFWTIDLRGAIQALGEITGEEVTESVLDRIFSRFCLGK, from the coding sequence ATGTCTTTAGTCCAGGGAGAAACCATAGTAGCGATCGCCACTGCCGTTATACCACAACAGGGTAGCGTAGGTATTGTTCGCCTATCAGGAGCAAAATCTCTGGCGATCGCTAAAACCTTATTTCACTCCCCAGGCAAGCAAGAATGGTCGACTCATCGCATTCTTTACGGTTATATTCGCCATCCCGTAACTAAACAGTTGGTAGACGAGGCATTGTTACTAGTAATGCTGCAACCTCGTTCCTTTACCCGCGAAGACGTAGTAGAATTTCACTGTCATGGCGGAATTATTGCCGTTCAATCAGTTTTGCAGCTGTGCGTTGCTCAAGGGGCAAGATTAGCTCAACCAGGAGAGTTTACCTTACGTGCTTTTCTCAACGGCAGGATCGATCTGACTCAAGCTGAAAGCATCGCCGAACTGGTTTCGGCTCAATCAAAAGCAGCCGCAGAAGTAGCTCTGGCGGGTTTACAGGGTAAACTAGGTACTCCCATTCGCGATCTCAGAATAGCTTGCTTGGATATCCTCGCCGAAGTCGAAGCGAGAATTGATTTTGCCGACGATCTGCCACCTCTAAATGAAGCAGAAATTGAACAGCAGCTAAAGACTGTGTTAATTCAGGTTAAAAATATCTTAGCTACGGCAGAACAAGGAGAGTTACTTAGAAATGGTTTAAAGATTGCGATTGTGGGCTGTCCCAATGTGGGCAAGTCGAGCTTACTTAATTCTTGGAGTAAAAGCGATCGCGCTATAGTAACCGAGCTTCCTGGGACAACTCGCGATGTAATCGAGTCTACTTTGGTAGTGGGCGGAATTCCTGTAAAGGTTTTAGATACGGCAGGAATTAGAGATACTGCTGATACCGTAGAAAAGCTAGGTGTAGAGCGATCGCGTAACGCTGCTGCTGTTGCGGATTTGATCTTATTAACTATTGATGCTTCCCTCGGTTGGACGACAGCAGACTCAGAAATATATCAACAGGTAAAAAATCGACCGCTAATTCTCGTAATCAATAAAGCCGATCTAGCTTCGCCCCAGTCTGTAAAATATCCAGAAGAGATCGAACAAACAGTTGATACTAGTGCAGCTAATCATCAAGGAATTGAAAAGTTAGAAACGGCAATTTTAACTCTAGCTAGCCAAGGAGCGGTAGTTGCTGCCAATTCTGAGGTAGCAGTCAATCAAAGACAGGCATCAGCTTTAACTAGGGCGAGAGTTGCTTTAGAACAAGTCCAAGAAACTGTCGCCAACCAACTGCCGTTAGATTTTTGGACAATTGATCTTAGAGGAGCAATTCAGGCATTGGGAGAGATTACGGGAGAAGAAGTTACTGAATCAGTTTTAGACAGAATTTTTAGCCGCTTTTGTCTGGGAAAATAA
- a CDS encoding sugar transferase, whose translation MYSRTSRMIIVWLLIIGDIVGLVLCFNLALKLRLSQSLDFQTPVLYALIAMYLFGLYLTDTYKLNREVSGVRLSERAILGILATVTAVTCGVYLTGLWGSEPIVGRGVLAISVSLFSIWAVTSRMIADRWLKINQQSSRFLVLGDYQKVVKFGKEHRKLNSRTEFVSFSDCFAGGKSNNRGEITSGKPMILDTIDQHNSTWNQQYWSGILIDGAERNLSQQMIRELMDMRLKGIYVYSIADFCEQFWQQIPPAYIQDDWFAFTSGFNILHNRIKAKLKQAVDILAATVLLILSLPITVPIALAIKLSSKGPIFYSQVRTGLNGKKFRVHKFRSMYQNAEAKGIQWAKKKDPRVTPIGSFIRLTRIDELPQLWNIFKGEMSLVGPRPERPEFDLQLREEIPYYDVRYLVKPGITGWAQVCYPYGASVEDAYQKVAYDLYYIKNYSLFLDLSIAFKTLGVVVLGKGR comes from the coding sequence ATGTATAGTCGCACTTCTCGGATGATTATTGTCTGGCTGCTAATCATTGGCGACATTGTTGGATTGGTATTGTGCTTCAATTTAGCTTTAAAGCTACGTCTATCTCAATCCTTAGATTTTCAAACCCCGGTTTTATATGCTCTAATCGCGATGTATCTGTTTGGCTTATATTTAACCGATACATATAAACTCAACAGGGAAGTTTCTGGTGTTCGCCTCTCAGAAAGAGCCATATTAGGTATTTTAGCAACAGTTACGGCAGTTACCTGCGGTGTTTATCTTACTGGACTGTGGGGTAGCGAACCGATAGTAGGTAGAGGAGTATTAGCGATCAGCGTCAGCTTGTTTTCAATTTGGGCTGTCACTAGCAGAATGATTGCAGATCGATGGCTTAAAATAAATCAGCAAAGCAGTCGATTTTTAGTTTTAGGTGACTACCAAAAAGTTGTAAAGTTTGGCAAGGAACACCGTAAATTAAATTCTCGGACTGAATTTGTTTCTTTTTCGGATTGTTTTGCAGGTGGCAAGTCAAATAATAGAGGCGAAATAACTAGTGGTAAGCCAATGATCTTAGACACCATAGATCAGCACAACTCAACCTGGAATCAGCAATATTGGTCGGGAATTTTAATTGATGGTGCGGAGCGTAACTTATCTCAGCAAATGATCCGAGAGCTAATGGACATGAGGCTTAAAGGGATTTATGTGTACAGCATAGCCGACTTTTGCGAACAGTTTTGGCAACAGATCCCGCCAGCTTATATTCAAGATGACTGGTTTGCCTTTACTTCTGGATTTAATATCTTACACAATCGGATTAAAGCCAAGCTGAAACAGGCAGTTGATATTTTGGCAGCAACGGTATTGCTAATTTTATCTTTGCCGATCACAGTTCCCATAGCGCTCGCCATCAAGTTGAGCAGTAAAGGGCCAATCTTCTATTCTCAAGTAAGAACGGGTCTAAATGGTAAGAAATTTCGCGTACATAAGTTTCGCTCTATGTACCAAAACGCCGAAGCAAAAGGCATTCAGTGGGCAAAGAAAAAAGATCCTCGAGTTACTCCAATTGGTTCTTTTATTCGGCTAACTAGAATTGACGAACTGCCTCAACTATGGAATATTTTCAAAGGAGAAATGAGTTTAGTTGGCCCTCGCCCAGAACGCCCTGAGTTCGATCTTCAGCTAAGAGAAGAGATTCCCTATTATGATGTGCGCTATTTGGTTAAACCAGGGATTACTGGATGGGCGCAGGTTTGTTATCCTTACGGTGCTTCTGTAGAAGATGCCTATCAAAAAGTAGCTTATGACCTTTACTACATCAAAAATTATTCCCTCTTTCTAGATTTGTCGATCGCTTTTAAAACCCTAGGAGTAGTAGTTTTAGGTAAAGGCAGATAA